The following are from one region of the Hemibagrus wyckioides isolate EC202008001 linkage group LG24, SWU_Hwy_1.0, whole genome shotgun sequence genome:
- the cdca8 gene encoding borealin: MAPRKRTTNTKSKKNPKMPKLEAFLLDFDDEVNTIVKRLNERTNNLLKDADNLYNMTLIKLPMAVRQMNWVQYCGSEKPQTPVDESKQKEEAAQVELTIAQDHTIPPKSAKKASNSVISEDEENVVPKTTKKKGRPKKAPSTTKKARALSVSKQNGTIRKSTRKQLVTPARSFLDSSIIGPTPLVTPRFDSRLPKTPAVRVPRHREKVYSISVNGSPISGGSEDIVINVPLGNGECIQLLASEMDSVDLRQLDERAIHSIRQLQNRLTALCGTSE; this comes from the exons ATGGCGCCGAGAAAAAGAACCACTAATACTAAGAGCAAAAAGAACCCCAAGATGCCCAAACTGGAAGCTTTTCTTCTAGACtttgatgatgaag TAAATACAATTGTAAAGAGGTTGAATGAAAGGACCAACAACCTTCTAAAAGATGCAGACAACCTGTACAACATGACCCTCATCAAGCTTCCCATGGCAGTGCGACAGATGAACTGGGTTCAGTATTGTG GTTCTGAAAAGCCACAGACACCAGTGGATGAATCAAAG CAGAAGGAGGAAGCTGCACAGGTGGAGCTCACCATCGCTCAGGATCATACAATTCCACCCAAATCTGCCAAAAAAG CTTCGAACAGTGTAATTTCTGAGGATGAAGAGAATGTTGTGCCCAAGACTACTAAAAAG AAGGGAAGACCAAAGAAAGCACCATCAACTACCAAGAAGGCCAGAGCTCTCTCTGTGAGCAAGCAGAATGGCACTATTAGAAA ATCCACCAGAAAGCAGCTGGTCACCCCAGCCAGAAGTTTCTTGGACTCCTCGATCATAGGCCCAACTCCATTGGTCACGCCCCGCTTTGACTCCAG GTTGCCCAAGACCCCAGCAGTACGAGTTCCTCGTCACAGAGAGAAGGTGTACAGCATCTCTGTGAATGGCTCTCCCATCTCTGGAGGCTCGGAGGATATCGTCATCAATGTCCCTCTGGGCAACGGAGag TGCATTCAGCTGCTGGCCAGCGAGATGGATTCTGTTGACCTGCGGCAGCTGGATGAGAGAGCCATCCACAGTATCAGGCAGCTACAG aACCGACTCACGGCTCTCTGTGGAACCTCAGAGTGA
- the LOC131345089 gene encoding uncharacterized protein LOC131345089, whose protein sequence is MLFVCVYVYSETALDNKGRTKSSPCNMFITQSELRGRLVRRRHSAELNSYLWSTRHHPAVILTATSPIDTDVGLSHAESSQCIEDETNQDAEETELEHDYDVLPPCKPLHTKEEPIYDTPPSNRRLSEREPETTENIYDVPKPALRKRSVNEASCAKELPEITGLLHDMVICLGGTSADWVRATASGTTCQP, encoded by the exons atgctttttgtgtgtgtttatgtttacagtGAGACTGCCCTAGATAACAAGGGCAGAACTAAATCAAGCCCCTGCAACATGTTCATCACTCAGTCAGAGTTGAGAGGTAGACTGGTCAGGAGACGTCACTCTGCTGAGCTGAATTCCTATCTGTGGTCTACCAGACATCACCCTGCTGTTATACTAACTGCGACCTCACCGATTGACActgatgttg GTCTGTCTCACGCTGAGAGCAGTCAATGCATAGAGGATGAAACCAACCAGGATGCTGAAGAGACTGAACTCGAGCACGATTATGATGTCCTGCCACCTTGCAAAC CCTTACATACTAAGGAGGAACCCATTTATGACACACCTCCATCAAACCGGCGACTCAGTGAGCGAGAACCAG AAACAACCGAAAACATCTACGATGTCCCCAAGCCTGCCCTTAGAAAAAGGTCTGTGAATG AAGCCTCGTGTGCTAAAGAGCTACCCGAGATCACAGGTCTCCTCCATGACATGGTGATATGTTTAGGAGGAACCTCTGCAGACTGGGTCAGAGCGACTGCTTCAGGAACCACCTGTCAACCTTAA
- the cldn35 gene encoding claudin-4 produces the protein MVNTGMQLISFTCAVTGWVMAIAVTALPQWKVTAFIGPNILTSEIVWQGIWMNCIYQTTGHMQCKTYDSLLALPPDIQAARALMCVAIFLGWLSCTVSCCGMKCTTCAGDDRHAKAGIALSGGVLFILTGLCVLIPVSWTANTVVQDFYNPNVPVQKKRELGQAIYLGWAAAVILIISGIVLSTTCSYIEKGHYRRGYMGRSFANSRPSPLDPPKPITTNSVPLKEYV, from the coding sequence ATGGTGAATACAGGTATGCAGCTGATCAGCTTCACCTGCGCTGTTACCGGCTGGGTGATGGCTATCGCAGTGACCGCGCTGCCCCAGTGGAAGGTCACGGCTTTCATCGGGCCTAACATCCTGACCTCGGAGATCGTGTGGCAGGGCATCTGGATGAACTGCATCTACCAGACCACTGGGCACATGCAATGCAAGACTTATGACTCGTTGCTAGCGCTGCCGCCAGACATCCAGGCGGCCCGTGCCCTCATGTGCGTGGCTATTTTTCTGGGCTGGCTGTCCTGCACGGTGTCCTGTTGCGGAATGAAGTGCACCACTTGCGCCGGGGATGATCGCCATGCCAAGGCTGGCATAGCGCTGTCCGGCGGGGTGCTCTTCATCCTAACAGGCCTATGTGTACTCATCCCCGTGTCCTGGACAGCCAACACAGTGGTGCAGGACTTCTATAACCCCAACGTTCCCGTTCAGAAGAAGCGAGAGTTGGGCCAAGCCATCTACCTGGGCTGGGCGGCTGCCGTCATTCTCATCATCAGCGGCATCGTTCTGAGCACCACCTGCTCCTACATCGAGAAGGGACACTACAGACGCGGCTACATGGGCCGCAGCTTTGCTAATTCCAGGCCGTCCCCACTGGATCCCCCGAAACCCATCACCACCAACAGCGTGCCACTTAAGGAGTACGTCTAA
- the airim gene encoding AFG2-interacting ribosome maturation factor has product MSQPAVLQLRQELRKCFQSLKENQTVWKGVLEECTPLVSSLRNLAEQLRALKSVEIANTPLCTFPNLPERLQHKLLNAVDTVLGELSEKVDALGSVRDSVSKQVSAVFQMYEQNSDSLPISTCVARSALSPSIADMLEWLQDAERFYRIQYIQRRNLLQQLKPDDLALIETVTKTWTSLYSHKGEEQISGALLQVSFFMESD; this is encoded by the exons ATGTCTCAGCCAGCGGTATTACAGCTGCGCCAAGAACTTAGAAAATGCTTTCAGAGTTTAAAGGAGAATCAGACTGTTTGGAAAGGAGTGCTTGAAGAATGTACACCTTTAGTGAGTTCCTTGAGGAACCTGGCAGAACAGCTGAGGGCGCTGAAGAGCGTGGAAATAGCAAACACTCCTCTCTGTACTTTCCCAAACCTACCAGAGCGCCTGCAGCACAAACTCCTGAATGCTGTAGACACAGTCCTGGGGGAATTAAGTGAGAAAGT GGATGCTCTTGGCTCAGTACGAGATTCCGTCTCTAAGCAGGTGTCTGCAGTTTTCCAGATGTATGAACAAAACTCAGATTCACTTCCTATCAGCACATGTGTGGCCAGATCTGCTCTCTCACCATCAATCGCTGACATGCTGGAGTGGCTACAGGATGCGGAACGCTTCTATCGGATACA ATACATCCAGAGGAGGAACCTGCTCCAGCAGCTGAAGCCTGATGATCTTGCTCTTATAGAGACTGTAACGAAGACATGGACATCTTTATATTCACACAAAGGAGAGGAACAAATTTCAG GTGCACTCCTTCAAGTGTCCTTCTTCATGGAATCTGATTAA